A region of the Nitrospirota bacterium genome:
GCCTAAGGCCGCTCACGAATACAATGCCGAAACCGCTCCTTCCCATTGCCGGTACGCCGCTGATCGTGTGGAACCTCTTGCTCCTCAAGCGGTATGGGTTTCTGGATGTCGTGATCAACCTGCACTACCTCGGACCGATGATCGAGCAGGTGGTCGGCAACGGCTCGCGATATGGGGTGCGGATTACCTATTCACGCGAGCCGGTTATTTTAGGGACCGGCGGAGGGATCAAACAGGCGGAGCCGTATTTTTCCGGATCGCCGGTGCTCATCCTGAACGGAGATACGCTCGTGGAGATCGATTTGGAAGCCCTGTGGGCATTCCATCGAGAACGAAACGCGGCAGCGACCTTGGTCCTCCGGTCCGACCCAGATTCCGTACGGTGGGGGCTGATTGAGGTAGGGGACGCCGGTAGGATCGTGCGGATCACCGGGCGTGGCCTCTCCGAGCCGACCGTGACTCAACCGAGAATGTTCGCGGGCGTTCATATCTTGCACCCCCGTCTGCTGCGCGAAGTTCCGAAGGGGAAGGCATCTTCGATCATCGAGGCCTATGTGTCGGGGATTCAGCGAAACGAAGCCGTGCTGGGGTACGATCACCAGGGTTATTGGTCAGACATCGGCACGCCCGAGCGGTACGGACAGGCTGAGCAGGATGCGAGATCAGGGAGAATCGATTTATCCCGCAGAAGTCTTTCGCCATCTGCTAGATGAATAGCCGCGCCCTTCCTAGCACATCGAACGATCAGGCTATTATCTCCTCTTTTTTGCCCGGCCAGGATGATAAGATGTCTGCTCTTACACAGATGAGACAACCCATTCATACTTTTATGAGGGAATTATGACCGTGACTCTGATTCGTTGCATCATCGGAATATCATTGGGGGGCATGCTAGCCGCGAGCGTCTGTCTCGCAGCAGAACCGGCTGAGGTAGAAAAGTTCGTGAAGGCTCGTATCGAGATCGGTGAGATGATGATGAACTATTTTCAGGGCGGAGGGCCTGCCGGGGGAGGCCAGCAGCCGTCGCCTGAACAGATGAGAAGCATGGGGGCGGACATCCATGCGAAACTCGGTAAAGTCTTGGCAAAGCATGATCTGACGGTTGAAGAGTACCGAAAGCGCAGTCCGGAGGTTTTCGCCGATGAGGCGGCGGTCAAGGGCTATCTCAACGAGCATCCTGATCTAAAGCAACGTTACGAGGCGCTCCCGCTGGATCGGATGGGACGTGGCGGCAGCACCGGGCGTGGGTATTAGCAGCCTGTCCAAGCTTGCTCGTTGCTCTCTCATGGAATGGCACCTGTGGTGGTCCCACTGCGCCCGTCGAACGAGGCTACAGATATTTCCTCCAAGCTCGCTCGTTCTCTCTTCAGGGATGGGGGCTGATTGATCTCCCCTTGCGCGCGTCCAACGAGGGGAGTCCGCGACCGCGCGTTGCGCGAGCACAGGAGATCATCAGCCTCCATCCCTTTCCTTCCTTTGATTGACTCCTCCCCACCCCCTCCATATAATGCCGCTCGATAGTAGATTTCGGCTGCCATTCCACACAGTTATGACTTCTTTCTCCAAGACATCTTTGGCTGGGAAATGGGACAAGGTCCGTGACGAACTGTCCCATGCGTTTGCCACCAAGACCGAGGCAGAGGCGTTCACAAGTGGAGATCTTCTGCTGCTTGATCGGGTGGCCGATGCGGTAGTGAAACGGGGCATGACTGCGCCAGCCACGATTTTTCTGGAATCAATCGGTCCAATGAATTTTCTCGGCAGTCAGGCGCTGTATTTTCTGGCCCCGATCGTCGAATGGGCGTTAGACGCGAAAGAAATTGAGCATGTGGCTCGATTGCTTGAACGACGCGAGACGATCCCCCGTCTCATCACAATCATCGAAACGAAGTCTGCTCCCCAGGCTCCTCCTGGAGCCGCCGCTCAATGACGCATCCTCGTGAAGCGTGCCTCGTGAAGCGTAGTTCGCGAACGACGAGATACGAGATACGAACGACGTGTGACCAGGTACGCATTTCAGATCAAGAGCCCGCCACGTGACGATCCAGGAATCAAGCAAGATCACCCATCCCCTCAATGTCATTGTCGCGACAGACTGTGGCAGCACCACGACCAAAGCTATTCTGATCGAGAAGGTCGGCGACGAATACCGGCAAACCTTCCGGGGTGAAGCGCCGACGACAGTCGAGGCCCCCTTCGAAGATGTGACGCGTGGTGTGCTGAACGCGATTGCCGAAATTGAAGAACTCTCCGGCCGGAAAATCCTCGATGGATACAGGATCATCACGCCTTGTCGTGATCCGAAAACGGGCGTGGACATCTATATTTCTACCAGCAGCGCGGGCGGCGGGTTGCAGATGATGGTGACGGGGGTCGTGCAGAACATGACGGGGGAGAGCGCGCAACGGGCTGCGCTCGGCGCCGGCGCGATTGTCATTGACGTGCTGGCATCGAACGACGGCCGATTGCCGCATGAAAAGATCGAACGTATTCGTACGATGAGACCGGACATGATCTTGATGTCAGGCGGGACGGATGGCGGCGCGGTCAGTCATGTGGTCGAGATGGCAGAGTACATTTCAGCCGCTGAGCCGCGCCCCCGGTTCGGGGCAACTTTCAAGCTCCCGTTGATTTATGCGGGCAATAAAGATGCGCAGCCGCAAGTAAAAAAGATCCTGGGTGAGAAAACTGCGCTGGTGCTGACAGACAATATTCGCCCGGTGTTGGAGCGGGAGAATCTCGCACCGGCGCGGAACAAGATTCACGACCTGTTTCTGGAACATGTCATGCAGCAGGCGCCGGGCTACAAGAAACTGATCGAGATGGCCGGTGCGCCGATCATGCCGACGCCGGCGGCGGTCGGCGTGATCATGGAGACAATAGCCAAGCGGGAACATGTGAACGTGATCGGGGTGGATATCGGCGGCGCCACTACCGACGTGTTCTCGGTCTTCGAGGGCCTGTTCAATCGGACCGTCAGTGCGAATCTCGGCATGTCCTACAGTATCTCCAATGTGCTGGCCGAAGCAGGCCTCCCCAATATTATGCGGTGGGTGCCCTTCACGATCGATGAACAGACGCTCCGCAATCGGATCAAGAACAAGATGATCCGCCCGACGACGATTCCGCAGACGCTGGATGAGTTGCAGATCGAACATGCGATTTCCCGTGAGGCGCTCCGGCTCGCCCTCATCCACCATAAGTCCCTCGCGACGGCCCTCAAGGGTGTGCAGCAGGAGCGTACGATCTCGGATGTGTTCGAGCAGCAACAGTCCGGCAAGACGTTGATCGACATGCTCAAGCTGGATCTCATCGTCGGGAGCGGCGGAATCCTGTCCCACGCGCCGCGCCGCGTGCAATCGATGCTGATGATGGTGGATGCGTACGAGCCCCTAGGGGTGACGAGGCTTTCAGTAGACAGTATCTTCATGATGCCGCATCTAGGAGTTCTTTCGACCATCAACGAAAAAGCCGCAACCGATGTCTTTGTCCGTGACTGCATGGTCTACTTGGGAACCTGTGTCGCGCCGATCGGGCAGGGAAAAGAAGGGGATCGGTGTGCAGACTATACGATCACCTTTCCTGATGGGCGGGTGGACAAGGGACAACTCTCGTTCGGCGACCTTCGGCTGGTTCCGCTGTCCGATGGACAGAAGGCCTCGATCACAGTCCAGCCTGCGAAACAGGTGAATCTCGGGGCAGGAGCAGGAGTGCCGGTCACGAGAGAAGTGCATGGAGGAGTGGTGGGGCTATTGCTCGATGGGCGTGGGCGCCCATTGCAGTTGCCTGCCGACCACAATGCCAGAGTGGCATCGCTGACGAAATGGTATAGCGCAGTCGGGCTGTACCCGAAGGGAGGTTGAGGTTGAGGCTGAGGTTAAGGTTGAGTGAAGAAAGCTAGCCCGGTTTTCTCAACCTGAACCTCAACCTGAACCTTCTCAAAGAATGGCCCATTCCTATACGCCGGGATTAACCGTCACAGAACAGGCCCTGGTACGGCGACGTCGGATGTTGTCGTTGCCTGGCACGGTGTTGGTCGCAGCCGGAGAGACTGTGCGTGCGAATCAGGCGGTGGCTCGCGCAGAATTGCCCGGGAAGGTCTACCCCTTGAATCTTGCCAATCAGTTGGGTGTGGCGCCGGATGAGATTCAGGAATACCTGATCAAAAAGGCAGGCGATAGGGTGCAGAAGGATGAGATTCTGGCCGAGAACAAGCCGCTTGTGAAGTGGTTCAAGACGGAAGTCCGCTCGCCGATCACGGGTATTGTGGAGTCCGTGTCTACCGTCACGGGGCAGGTGCTGTTGCGGGACCCGCCGCGTGTGCTGGAATTGCTGGGCTACGTCGATGGGACCATTGTTGAGGTGATTCCGCAGCAGGGGGTTGTGGTAGAGACTGATTGCAGTCTGGTGCAGGGCATTTTCGGTATCGGTGGTGAAACCAGAGGTGAGATCGTCATCGCAGTGGCGTCGCCGGAGGAAGTGCTCTCGCCTGGCCATTTCACTCCGGAGATGAAGGGGAAGGTTGTTGTGGGAGGCTCCTTCATCTCGTCGGACGCGCTGGCTCGCGCGAAGGAGGTTGGGGTAGCCGGTGTAGTGATCGGCGGGATCCATGATAAAGATTTGCGGGCGCTGCTGGGCTACGATCTTGGCGTGGCGATCACCGGCACGGAACAGGTCGGCTTTACCCTGATCCTCACTGAAGGGTTCGGCCCCATCCCCATGGCCCGCAAGACCTTTACACTCCTCTCCGCCCACGCAGGGCAACCGGCTTCGATTTCAGGCGCCACTCAGATTCGAGCCGGCGTCATCCGACCGGAGATCATCATTCCAAAAGGAAGCCCATCGGGTGATCACGCGGTGGCAACCGATCTACAGCGGGAAGGCATCAGGATCGGAGACCAAGTCCGCATCATCCGAGATCCACTGTTCGGAAAGATCGGCGAAGTCGCGAGTCTGCCGTCCGATCTGCAGAAGATTCCAACCGAGAGCGAGGTGCGCGTCATGGAAGTCCGATTTGCCGACGGCAGCAGAACCATGATACCGCGCGCGAACATTGAATTGATCGAAGGAACCTAATGTTCGTGAAACGTGAAACGTTAAACGTGAAACGTCGCGGATGGCGATTTCCGGCGGCAGCATTAGCATTGCTCGTCGTGGTTCTTCTGAGTCAGTCATGGTTGCCGGTGTTTGCTCAAACTGACGAGACGAACAAGACCCTCGCTCCCCCGCAAGATGTTCGAGTGTTCGATACTCCGAGCGATGGAGGCGGCAGCCTGACCCTGCTCTGGTTGCCCGCTCCCGACGAGAGCGCGGCAACCAAGTATCAGGTCTTACTGAGCGAGGGAGCCGCAGTGCCGGATCCTGCCGCGATGACAGTTGTGGCGGAGTTTCCAGCGAATCAACGCTATGTCCGTGAATCCAGGTGGCCCTGGTGGACGAGACCTGCAGCGGGAGATCAACACCAGTTCACCCTCAGAAGTGGCAAGGGGATCGAGCTGAAGGACGGGACCTTCTACCTCATCACGGTGGCGAGGGTCTCTGGCGACGATCGCGCGATCGCCACGCCTGTTCAAGCGACGCCCCAACCGAATTGGATGAACTGGAATCAGATGAATAATCTGGTGTTGGCCCTTCTGTTCGGAGGCATCGTGTTCTACGCAATAGGGATAGCAAGAAAGCGGGAGATCTTTCTCCGGCGCATTCCCGGTCTTGCTGCGGTGGATGAGGCCATCGGCCGCGCAACGGAGTTGGGTAAACCGATCCTGTACCTCACCGGCGCCCATGACATGCATGATCCTTCGACCATTGCCGCCGCGATCATTCTGGGGCGCGTGGCCAAACGCGCTGCCGCCTATGAGACCGATCTCCTTGTGCCGCACCGCGATCCGATTACCATGGCCGTCTGTCAGGAAATTACGAAACAGGCCTATCTGGAAGCAGGCAAGCCTGACCTGTACAAGGACGATTCGAATTTCTTCATTACGTCGGATCAATTCAGCTATACCGCAGCGGTGGACGGCATCATGCTGCGCAAAAAACCTGCGGCGAATTTCTTCATGGGATCGTACTTTGCCGAGGCTTTGTTGTTGACGGAAACTGGCGCGAGCACCGGCGCAATCCAAATCGCGGGGACGGACTCCGATCACCAGCTTCCATTCTTCGTCACCACCTGCGATTACACCTTAATTGGAGAGGAACTCTACGCTGCCAGCGCCTACCTCTCCAGAGAACCGGTTCAGGTCGGCACGTTGCGCGGACAGGACATCGGCAAGGCCCTCATCCTCGGCGTCCTCGGTATCGGGACCGTCCTGGCGACCCTCGGGGTCATATTCGATGCACAGTGGCCGCAACTATTCCTCGACCTGTTCAAGGACGTGAAATGATCTTTCTCCGCCGACAGCTTCCGCTCCTGGTCACGCTCATCACCGGGCTCGTGTTTGCCGCGCAATATTATGTGCCGCATCCGGCCTCAGAGCAGATGCTGACCTCCGCCACCAAATGGCTCCAGATCATCGGCGGGTTTGCGCTGGTGCTGGGCGTAAGCAGCCTGTTCCACGTGCATGCCGTCAAGATCCGGCGCAAAGAAGCGGGGTGGGGCTATAGTTTCGTCCTCTATGTGAGCATGCTGGGCACCATTGCGGTCGGTCTGTGGTCGAATGGCAAGGAAGCCGTCGACGGCGCTATGACGGCCTTCGGATGGGTCTATAACTTCATGATGGTCCCGCTCCAGGGGACCATGTTTGCCATCCTCGCCTTGTTCATCGCCTCGGCAGCCTATCGGTCGTTTCGCGCGCGGAGCCGCGAGGCGTCGGTCCTGCTCATTGCCGCAGTGATCGTCATGACCGGTCGCGTCCCGCTCGGAGAATACCTCATCCCTGTCAGCGGCGACCTGTCGCAGTGGATCTTGAATGTGCTGAACGCGTCGGTGCGGCGCGCGATCCTGATCGGCGTCAGCCTCGGCACAGTGGCGCTCTCCATCAAGATTATCTTTGGCCTGGAACGGTCGTATCTTGGGGGAGGCAAGGAATAGCGTAAGGGGTGAGGCGTGAGGAGTAAGGGGTTGGAGAGAAGCGTAGCATCTGATGATCGATCGCCTTACGTTTCACGCCTGACGCCTCACGAGGTGTCGTGGTTATGACTTTCGCTGAACGAATGTTGCGCATTGATAGGCGGATCATCTTCCTGGTGATCGGCCTCTGTACGCTCTTGCCGCTGCTCTATCCGGTCGGGTTGCCGATCAAAATTTCCAACGAAGTACGCGGGGTCTACGACCATATCGAATCACTTCCCGAAGGGTCGGTGTTCCTGCTCTCGTTGGATTTCGATCCTGCGTCGAAGCCAGAGCTCCAGCCTCAAGCGATTTCACTGCTGCGTCACGCCTTCAAGAAGAATCTGCGCGTGGTTGCGTTGACGCTCTGGGTTTCCGGCACAGGCCTGGCCGACCAGATCATCACACAGGTTGCCCGCGAGATGGGCAAGGAAAGCGGGAAGGATTATGTATTCCTCGGCTGGAGTCCCGGCGGGACTGCCGTCATCATCAATATGGGGCAGGATCTCTATGGCGCCTTCCCGTCCGACTACAACGGCAAGCCGACGAAGGGACTGCCGGTGCTCCAACACGTCGCAAATCTACGCGATGTGAACTATGCCGTCAGCCTGGGCGCCGGCAATCCCGGTGTGGAAGCCTGGTATGTGTTCGGCAAGGACAAGTATAAGTTCGAAATGGGCGGCGGCTGCACCGGTGTGATGGCGCCGGGGCTCTATCCTCTGTTGCGCAGCGGCCAGATCAACGGCCTCATCGGTGGTTTGCGCGGGGCGGCAGAATACGAAACGTTGATCGATCAGAAGGGACGAGCCATTGCCGGGATGGATGCGCAATCGGCCACCCATCTCGCCATCATCGTGCTCGTGATCATCTGCAACATCTTCTACTTTTCTCTGCGGAAGCAGGGCAAGCAACAGGGGGAGGTGGCCTGATGAGTCCCTTGTGCTCGCGCAACGCGCGCCCTCGGAAGGACCTCGTTGGACGCGCGCAGTGAGGAACTCATGAGGCCACCAGTTGAGTCGGGGAGGCAGATGTTGAGTTCAGAGTGTAAAGGATAATCGAGTGGCGATTGAAATCATCATCGGGGCCTGGGTGGCGGTCGGTTTTACCCTCTTTATTTTCACGTTTCTGTATCAGGACAACCCGCTGTTCAAACTGGCCGAGAATCTCTACGTCGGCGTGTCGGTTGGGTACACGATCGTCAAGACCTACGACACGGTGATCGTGCAGCTCATCTGGAAGCCGATCGTCGAAAACGGGGAGTGGGCGCTGTTAGTTCCGGTCGCCATCGGCCTGCTCATGCTCACCCGTTATGTTCCGAAAGCAGCCTGGCTCTCGCGATACGCGTTTGCCTTCATTGTCGGTGTCGGGTCAGGGCTTGCCATCCCACGGACCATCTCCTCCTTTATCTTGAAGCAGATCGAGGACACGGTTCGCCCGTTGCTGACGATGGTGCAGGGAGAAGGCGTCACCTTTACCTGGAGCCTGTTGAATCCCACCAGCAGTCTGAACACTATCATTATTTTGGTTGGGGTCTGTTCGGTATTGTTCTACTTCTTTTTCTCCGTCGAGCACACGGGGCCGGGCAAGGTTGTGGCCCGGACAGGTATCCTCTTCTTGATGATCGCATTCGGTGCAGCCTTCGGTTACACCGTCATGGCCCGCATGTCGCTCTTGATCGGGCGATTGACTGATCTCATTGAGTTCTCCGATCCTTCCTATGGGCGGCCCAGCCTTTGGCTCCTGGGCGTGACCATCATCCTGCTGGTCGTGATGAGCAGACGGCCTAGCAGTTCTCCGCCTGAAGAGAAATAGGTTTATTTAGTTTGTTTCGTTTGTTTGGTTGAACGAAATAAACCAAATAGACCAAACAAACCAAATGAACCAGCTCATTGGTTGCAGCTTCTTCCGACGCTCGACTACAATGGCCCCATGACGACCGGCACAGCCAAAGACCCGACACAGTACCCGGCTCTTCGAAACCTCCAGTATTCCCCGATCAAGGAAGGCGAAGAGCAGTATATGGTGCTCTGGGATCCGACCGGGCTGAGCAAGGACAAGCTGGTCATGCCACTCAATTACTTTTTCATCATTCAGCATTTCGACGGCGAGCATTCGCTGGCCCAAATTGGAGCGCTTTATCTCAAACGATTCGGTGAATTTCTCGCTCCCGGCAGGATGGAGCAGCTGGTCTCCGATCTGAATGAAAAATTATTTTTGGAGGGTCAGCGTGCTGAAGATGCTCGCAGGATGGCGAGGGAAGTCTATCGGCAGAGCCCGCTGCGTCGCGCTGCCTTTGCCGGGCGGAGCTACGAAGCAGATGGCGTGAAACTGAAGAAACAGATTGACGGGTTTTTTACGTCGAAAGAAGGACCGGACTTCAAGCCATCGGTACATGCGGGGAAAAAGATCAAGGGTCTCGTGGCTCCAACCTATGAT
Encoded here:
- a CDS encoding NDP-sugar synthase, which gives rise to MKAMILAAGLGTRLRPLTNTMPKPLLPIAGTPLIVWNLLLLKRYGFLDVVINLHYLGPMIEQVVGNGSRYGVRITYSREPVILGTGGGIKQAEPYFSGSPVLILNGDTLVEIDLEALWAFHRERNAAATLVLRSDPDSVRWGLIEVGDAGRIVRITGRGLSEPTVTQPRMFAGVHILHPRLLREVPKGKASSIIEAYVSGIQRNEAVLGYDHQGYWSDIGTPERYGQAEQDARSGRIDLSRRSLSPSAR
- a CDS encoding glutamate mutase L, with protein sequence MTHPLNVIVATDCGSTTTKAILIEKVGDEYRQTFRGEAPTTVEAPFEDVTRGVLNAIAEIEELSGRKILDGYRIITPCRDPKTGVDIYISTSSAGGGLQMMVTGVVQNMTGESAQRAALGAGAIVIDVLASNDGRLPHEKIERIRTMRPDMILMSGGTDGGAVSHVVEMAEYISAAEPRPRFGATFKLPLIYAGNKDAQPQVKKILGEKTALVLTDNIRPVLERENLAPARNKIHDLFLEHVMQQAPGYKKLIEMAGAPIMPTPAAVGVIMETIAKREHVNVIGVDIGGATTDVFSVFEGLFNRTVSANLGMSYSISNVLAEAGLPNIMRWVPFTIDEQTLRNRIKNKMIRPTTIPQTLDELQIEHAISREALRLALIHHKSLATALKGVQQERTISDVFEQQQSGKTLIDMLKLDLIVGSGGILSHAPRRVQSMLMMVDAYEPLGVTRLSVDSIFMMPHLGVLSTINEKAATDVFVRDCMVYLGTCVAPIGQGKEGDRCADYTITFPDGRVDKGQLSFGDLRLVPLSDGQKASITVQPAKQVNLGAGAGVPVTREVHGGVVGLLLDGRGRPLQLPADHNARVASLTKWYSAVGLYPKGG